In Prevotella sp. oral taxon 475, one DNA window encodes the following:
- a CDS encoding FecR family protein, translating into MKPLSNKHIKDYILGRCTARQMEEIAAWASLSQENERTLFRLKDQHLSHKFANTFSGQHRVEEAEAALFRTIRESEKRSRRGRIVRLMRYAAMLVAVLLLGGVSLYALWEGPEMVHVRTAAHAVKRLTLPDGTQVWLNGASELTYPAEFSSDERSVNLCGEALFEVTKNPRRPFIVKSDAVQIRVLGTKFNMNTRSTDHTEEVSLIEGQVEVKELGTENKLRLIPNQKVRVDKIHHHMEIESVYAPLDALWHDGLIPFDNIDLKGIAAILEKAYRVHICIEGPAPARTYSGVVKYRKSIQAVLRDLSYTIPFETCVQTDGTIMLCPL; encoded by the coding sequence ATGAAACCCCTCAGCAACAAACACATAAAAGACTACATCTTGGGTCGATGCACGGCTCGGCAGATGGAAGAGATCGCCGCATGGGCGAGCCTCTCTCAGGAGAACGAACGCACGCTCTTTCGGCTGAAAGACCAACATCTTAGTCACAAGTTTGCCAATACCTTCTCCGGCCAGCACCGTGTAGAAGAAGCCGAAGCCGCCCTTTTCCGCACCATTCGCGAGAGCGAGAAGCGCAGTCGCCGAGGGCGAATCGTTCGTCTGATGCGTTACGCAGCCATGTTGGTGGCCGTCCTTTTGCTGGGAGGTGTGAGCCTTTACGCCCTGTGGGAAGGCCCCGAAATGGTGCATGTCAGAACCGCAGCGCATGCCGTGAAACGACTGACGCTGCCCGATGGCACGCAGGTATGGCTCAACGGAGCGTCCGAACTCACCTATCCCGCAGAATTTTCGAGCGATGAACGGAGCGTGAATCTTTGTGGCGAAGCCCTTTTCGAGGTGACAAAGAACCCCCGGCGGCCCTTCATTGTCAAGAGCGATGCTGTGCAAATCCGCGTGCTTGGCACCAAATTCAACATGAACACCCGTTCCACCGACCACACCGAAGAAGTCTCTTTGATAGAGGGACAAGTGGAAGTGAAAGAACTGGGCACCGAGAACAAACTACGACTCATACCCAACCAGAAAGTACGAGTCGACAAAATCCATCATCATATGGAGATAGAGTCCGTCTATGCACCCTTGGATGCGTTGTGGCACGACGGTCTCATCCCGTTCGATAACATCGATCTCAAAGGCATTGCCGCCATCTTAGAGAAAGCCTACCGCGTGCACATCTGCATCGAAGGCCCCGCGCCGGCCCGCACCTACTCGGGTGTGGTGAAATATCGCAAAAGCATTCAGGCCGTCTTGCGCGATCTTTCCTACACCATTCCCTTTGAGACATGCGTCCAGACAGACGGAACCATTATGCTCTGTCCGCTTTAA
- a CDS encoding TlpA disulfide reductase family protein, whose translation MKKLNLLWLLWALAMTSFAQARLPKVVLKSIEGRSVQTDTLQNGGRPMVVAFFATWCKPCNRELKAIDEVYADWQKETGVRLVAVSIDQAQNANKVKPLVDENGWTYDVLLDTNGELKRALGIQMIPYTLVVDGQGRIVYRHNGYTDGAETELYEKVREACGH comes from the coding sequence ATGAAAAAACTCAATCTACTATGGCTTCTATGGGCCCTTGCCATGACTTCTTTTGCACAGGCGCGCTTGCCGAAAGTGGTGCTCAAGAGCATCGAAGGTAGAAGCGTGCAGACCGATACTCTGCAAAATGGCGGTCGGCCGATGGTTGTTGCGTTCTTTGCTACTTGGTGCAAGCCCTGCAATCGCGAACTCAAAGCCATCGACGAGGTATATGCCGACTGGCAGAAAGAAACCGGTGTGCGACTCGTAGCTGTATCGATCGACCAGGCACAGAATGCTAATAAAGTAAAACCACTTGTCGATGAAAACGGGTGGACTTATGACGTGCTCCTCGATACGAATGGAGAATTGAAGCGGGCATTGGGCATTCAGATGATTCCTTATACGTTGGTGGTAGACGGACAGGGACGTATCGTCTACCGACACAATGGCTATACCGACGGAGCCGAGACCGAATTGTACGAGAAAGTGAGGGAAGCCTGTGGGCACTAA
- a CDS encoding DUF6029 family protein, giving the protein MAAEEPEGRDKIRLTGSIQNDVLLPQSDEKTGAQRPSSDFLTNTYADLTASSRYVDAGVRMEYMQHPLPGFENDLKGWGIRHYYVKGRYQTLELTLGSFYEQFGSGFVLRTYEERSLGVDNALWGARLSFRPWKGVGLKMLSGKQRRYWHYNASLVSGGDVELALDEWLKGLSSHQTYLTLGASFVNKHEADEVVMADASHRLRLPRYVNAFDVRVKLQHGAFNWLAEYAWKSQDPSFDNGYIYRNGYVAMLSGSYSRRGMSLLLQAKRSVNMGFRSGRSLSGTSSFVNHLPAFTQEHTYALAALYPYATQPDGEWAYQASAGYKVPRGSTLGGRYGMGLKLNFSHVHSIRRNDKGGKGTDGYGSAFWAWGPSTYYQDLNLQVEKQLCPTTKMHFMYMNQLYNRTAIEGEGGMLRSDVFVADVKHKFGAKTALRTEVQYLRSKDGDRDWLFALAECSLAPAWMFTLSDLYNSGRTHIHYYQALVTFTPGAHRLQIGYGRTREGYNCAGGVCRHIPATKGWTLSYNYNF; this is encoded by the coding sequence ATGGCTGCAGAAGAGCCCGAGGGAAGGGATAAGATCAGGTTGACGGGTAGTATTCAGAATGATGTGCTCCTTCCGCAAAGCGATGAGAAGACGGGGGCTCAACGACCGTCGAGCGATTTCCTTACCAACACCTACGCAGATCTCACTGCGAGCAGTCGATATGTAGATGCCGGCGTGCGGATGGAGTATATGCAACACCCGTTGCCGGGCTTCGAGAACGACTTGAAAGGCTGGGGCATTCGGCATTATTACGTCAAAGGGCGGTATCAAACGCTGGAACTGACGTTGGGAAGCTTCTACGAGCAATTCGGTTCGGGCTTTGTGTTGCGCACGTACGAAGAGCGTAGTCTGGGCGTAGACAATGCTTTGTGGGGTGCACGCTTATCTTTTCGACCCTGGAAAGGGGTTGGTCTCAAGATGTTGAGCGGCAAACAACGACGCTATTGGCACTATAATGCCTCGCTGGTGTCGGGCGGAGATGTAGAGTTGGCTCTCGACGAGTGGCTGAAAGGCTTGTCTTCACATCAAACTTACTTAACGTTGGGGGCATCGTTCGTCAACAAACATGAGGCAGACGAGGTGGTCATGGCCGACGCCAGTCATCGATTGCGACTTCCACGGTATGTGAATGCCTTCGATGTGCGGGTGAAACTGCAACACGGAGCCTTCAATTGGCTGGCGGAATATGCCTGGAAGAGCCAAGATCCCTCGTTCGACAATGGCTATATCTATCGAAATGGTTATGTTGCGATGCTCTCCGGGTCGTATTCCCGTCGAGGAATGAGCTTGCTGTTGCAGGCCAAACGCAGTGTCAACATGGGCTTCCGCAGTGGGCGAAGCTTGTCGGGCACGTCTTCGTTTGTCAACCATCTACCCGCTTTCACTCAGGAACACACCTACGCTTTGGCCGCTCTCTATCCCTATGCCACGCAGCCTGACGGCGAATGGGCTTATCAGGCGAGTGCGGGTTACAAAGTGCCGAGAGGCTCGACCCTGGGCGGACGCTATGGCATGGGCCTGAAACTCAACTTCTCGCATGTGCATTCTATCCGCCGAAACGACAAAGGCGGTAAGGGAACCGATGGTTATGGGTCGGCATTTTGGGCCTGGGGTCCTTCCACTTACTACCAAGACTTGAACCTACAAGTGGAAAAACAGCTCTGCCCAACCACCAAAATGCACTTCATGTACATGAATCAGCTCTACAACCGGACGGCCATCGAGGGCGAAGGAGGCATGCTTCGGTCGGATGTTTTTGTGGCCGATGTAAAGCATAAGTTCGGTGCCAAGACGGCTCTTCGCACCGAGGTGCAGTATCTCCGCTCGAAAGATGGCGATCGGGATTGGCTTTTTGCTCTGGCAGAATGCTCGCTTGCACCGGCCTGGATGTTTACTCTGAGCGACCTTTACAACAGCGGTCGCACCCATATACACTATTATCAGGCTCTCGTTACCTTTACGCCCGGTGCCCACCGCTTGCAAATCGGTTATGGAAGAACCCGAGAAGGCTATAACTGCGCTGGTGGTGTGTGTCGCCACATCCCTGCCACTAAGGGCTGGACGCTGTCTTATAATTATAATTTTTAG
- a CDS encoding Omp28 family outer membrane lipoprotein, with protein MNLRYLFFLPLIVLLVGCDNVAPDRRWIDVSPATVRRNVLIEEFTGQACLNCPQAAKEISALQKIYTADRLVAVSIHAGSLSLFPSSKVRGLRTTLGDSYYQRWGIGALPHALINRRGSTSIRDKWGGYVYEEIQQETPLCLSLSCQYHADTRTVDIQTQLKALSTEVKGRLQLWLVEDSVEAIQQLPGNQVDRHYLHRHVLRAAINGDWGQETTLEKETLATQKHQYVLPTDCVPHHAWIVAFVYNASGVLQVERCRVTSAP; from the coding sequence ATGAATCTTCGTTACCTCTTCTTTCTTCCTCTCATCGTTCTGTTGGTCGGCTGTGACAATGTGGCTCCCGATCGTCGATGGATAGACGTTTCTCCGGCCACCGTTCGGCGAAATGTGCTCATTGAAGAGTTTACCGGGCAGGCTTGTCTCAACTGTCCACAGGCCGCCAAAGAGATTTCGGCTCTCCAAAAGATCTATACCGCCGATCGGTTGGTGGCTGTCAGCATTCATGCCGGTAGCCTATCTCTCTTCCCTTCGTCCAAAGTGAGGGGACTGCGAACGACTCTTGGCGATAGCTATTATCAGCGATGGGGCATCGGAGCCTTGCCGCATGCACTCATTAATCGCAGAGGCAGCACCAGCATCAGAGACAAATGGGGGGGCTATGTATATGAAGAGATCCAGCAAGAAACGCCTCTCTGCCTCTCGCTTTCGTGTCAATACCATGCCGATACGCGGACGGTGGACATTCAGACACAGCTGAAAGCCCTCTCTACCGAGGTGAAAGGACGGCTTCAACTATGGCTGGTGGAGGATAGTGTGGAGGCCATTCAGCAATTGCCCGGCAATCAAGTGGACCGCCATTACCTGCATCGCCACGTGCTTCGGGCCGCCATCAACGGCGATTGGGGGCAGGAAACGACGCTTGAAAAAGAAACCCTCGCCACCCAGAAGCATCAGTATGTGTTGCCGACAGACTGTGTTCCCCATCACGCTTGGATAGTGGCGTTCGTGTATAATGCCAGCGGTGTGCTGCAAGTAGAGCGTTGCAGGGTGACGTCGGCACCGTGA